The window CGCCGCACGTTCGAGATCGAATGCCTTCGCCGGCTCCTTGGTGCTGACCTCGTTGGCCGCGGTCTGCACCCAGCCCTTCTGCTCGGCCGAAAGGCTCTGCCAGAGCTTGTCGGAGACGAACACCAGCGCGTTGTTGGCCTCGTGCTCGGTGATGTTCAGCACCGGCGCCACCTCGTAGTGCTTGTTGACGAGATAGACGTTGATGCTGTTCTCGGCGACGTCGACGACACCTGTTTGCAGCGAGGTGTAGACGCTGCCGAACGGCATGTGCACGGTCTGGGCACCATAGGCCGGGAACATGGTGTCCTCGGTCGCCGTCGCCTGCACGCGGACCTTCAGACCCTTGATGTCGCCGACATTATGGATCTCCTTCTTGGAGTACATGTGGCGAACGCCCTGCGAGCCCGTGCCGATGAGATGCAGCCCCTGCGTGGTCTCCTCGATCATGGTCTTGAGCGCTTCGAACACCTTCGGGTCAGCGAGACCTTTGACCACATGCTGTTCGTCGCGGAACAGATAGTGCAGCGACATCACGCCGGCCTGCGGCGAGATCGTCGCGGTGTTGGCCGAGGAGACGATGGAGAATTCGACGTCGCCGGCTTTCACGAGCTGCAGCACCTGCGGCTCCTGGCCCAGCTGCGCGCCGGGATACTGGTCGATGATCATGGTGCCCTTGCTCAACTCCTTGAGCTTGTCGGCAAAGAGGTCGCCGGCGATCGAATAGCCGGTGTTGCGGGGCTGATCATAGGCGAAGCGATAATGCTTCACCTCCTGGGCCCCGGCTCCCGTGACGAACAGCATGGCGGCCGCAGCCACCAAGCCGTGTAGGAATCCTGGCGTGGATCGTACCATCATCGTCTCCCCCTGTTTTAATCGCCGGGCGCTTGTGCGGTCTCGGCGCTCTTTCGAGTGGTTGTCAGCCCTTCTCAGTCTTTGGTCCAGTCCTCTGCATAAAGTCGAAGTCGCAGCCCTCGTCGGCCTGCATGATGGTCTCGTTGAATAGCCAGGCATAGCCTCGCCGCGCTTCATCCGGCGCCGCGGCCGGCGTCAACGCCGCGCGCCTGCGCTCCAGCTCGGCCGCGTCGACCAGCAGCTCGATGCTGCGCTTGGCAACATCCAGCTGAATCCTGTCGCCGTTCCTGACCAGCGCCAGCGGCCCGCCGACGGCGGATTCCGGCGTGATGTGCAGCACGATGGTGCCGAACGCAGTACCGCTCATGCGTGCGTCCGAAATGCGCACCATGTCCTTGGTGCCGCCCCGTGCGAGCTTCTTCGGGATCGGCAGGTA is drawn from Bradyrhizobium diazoefficiens and contains these coding sequences:
- a CDS encoding TRAP transporter substrate-binding protein produces the protein MMVRSTPGFLHGLVAAAAMLFVTGAGAQEVKHYRFAYDQPRNTGYSIAGDLFADKLKELSKGTMIIDQYPGAQLGQEPQVLQLVKAGDVEFSIVSSANTATISPQAGVMSLHYLFRDEQHVVKGLADPKVFEALKTMIEETTQGLHLIGTGSQGVRHMYSKKEIHNVGDIKGLKVRVQATATEDTMFPAYGAQTVHMPFGSVYTSLQTGVVDVAENSINVYLVNKHYEVAPVLNITEHEANNALVFVSDKLWQSLSAEQKGWVQTAANEVSTKEPAKAFDLERAAAEKLKKLGVKIVDNVDKKSFAAIADPYLDKLAKELGPHAEKIKNLIRSIN